One window of the Benincasa hispida cultivar B227 chromosome 3, ASM972705v1, whole genome shotgun sequence genome contains the following:
- the LOC120073869 gene encoding L-2-hydroxyglutarate dehydrogenase, mitochondrial isoform X6, with product MLNLAVRSLRGRTGMARRISSMADGTAKEKVDCVVIGAGVVGIAVARELSLRGRDVLVLESAPTFGTGTSSRNSEVIHAGIYYPRNSLKAVLCVRGRDLLYRYCSEHEIPHKQIGKLIVATRTSEVPKLNELLIRGVQNGVEGLRMVGGNEAMRMEPELQCVKALLSPLSGIVDSHSFMLSLVGEAENHGAKFSYNTAVIGGHVQENKIHLHISDSKNLEKMNEDHPPVPEFMLVPRLVVNSTGLSAVPLAKRFDGLHDGVIPPSYYARGCYFTLSNVGVSPFQRLIYPLPEDGGIGVHVTLDLDGQVKFGPDVEWIDEVDGISIFLNKFDYSVHSSRAERFYEEIRKYYPSLKDGSLQSGYAGIRPKLSGPRQTPADFVIQLI from the exons atgctgAATCTTGCTGTTCGAAGTTTACGGGGTAGAACGGGCATGGCGAGGAGGATATCATCAATGGCGGACGGTACAGCGAAAGAGAAAGTGGACTGCGTCGTGATCGGAGCTGGTGTGGTCGGAATAGCAGTGGCGAGGGAGCTTTCTCTCAGAGGCAGAGATGTTTTGGTGTTAGAATCTGCTCCCACCTTCGGTACCGGAACTAGTTCTCGCAACAGCGAAGTCATCCATGCCGGCATTTACTATCCTCGCAATTCTCTCAAG GCAGTTCTTTGCGTAAGAGGAAGAGATTTACTCTACCGGTATTGTTCTGAACATGAGATTCCTCATAAACAAATTGGTAAGCTTATAGTTGCTACTAGAACATCAGAGGTTCCAAAGTTGAATGAATTATTGATTCGGGGAGTTCAAAATGGGGTTGAAGGGTTGAGGATGGTTGGTGGTAATGAGGCAATGAGAATGGAACCTGAATTACAGTGTGTAAAAGCCTTGCTTTCACCTTTGTCTGGAATTGTTGATTCCCATTCGTTTATGTTATCTTTAGTG GGGGAGGCTGAAAATCATGGGGCTAAATTCTCTTATAATACTGCTGTTATTGGTGGTCATgttcaagaaaataaaattcacCTCCATATATCCGATTCCAAAAATCTTGAAAAGATGAATGAAGATCATCCCCCAGTGCCAGAGTTCATGTTGGTTCCTAGACTTGTAGTGAATTCCACAGGGTTATCTGCTGTTCCGCTTGCAAAGAGATTCGATGGTCTCCATGATGGAGTCATTCCTCCCTCTTATTATGCACGTGGCTGCTACTTTACATTGTCAAATGTGGGAGTCTCGCCATTCCAGCGTTTGATTTATCCTCTACCAGAGGATGGTGGTATTGGTGTGCATGTTACACTGGATTTAGATGGTCAAGTCAAGTTTGGTCCTGATGTCGAATGGATTGATGAGGTCGATGGAATCTCAATCTTCTTGAACAA GTTTGACTATTCTGTTCATAGTAGTCGTGCTGAACGGTTTTATGAGGAAATAAGAAAGTACTATCCCAGTCTCAAGGATGGATCTCTACAATCAGGATATGCAGGAATTCGGCCAAAACTCTCAGGGCCCCGACAAACTCCTGCTGACTTTGTTATACAG TTAATTTGA
- the LOC120073869 gene encoding L-2-hydroxyglutarate dehydrogenase, mitochondrial isoform X1, whose protein sequence is MLNLAVRSLRGRTGMARRISSMADGTAKEKVDCVVIGAGVVGIAVARELSLRGRDVLVLESAPTFGTGTSSRNSEVIHAGIYYPRNSLKAVLCVRGRDLLYRYCSEHEIPHKQIGKLIVATRTSEVPKLNELLIRGVQNGVEGLRMVGGNEAMRMEPELQCVKALLSPLSGIVDSHSFMLSLVGEAENHGAKFSYNTAVIGGHVQENKIHLHISDSKNLEKMNEDHPPVPEFMLVPRLVVNSTGLSAVPLAKRFDGLHDGVIPPSYYARGCYFTLSNVGVSPFQRLIYPLPEDGGIGVHVTLDLDGQVKFGPDVEWIDEVDGISIFLNKFDYSVHSSRAERFYEEIRKYYPSLKDGSLQSGYAGIRPKLSGPRQTPADFVIQVISKLIILNYAYPKSLTCDWFRIDNKQFFLFLIIYGKFS, encoded by the exons atgctgAATCTTGCTGTTCGAAGTTTACGGGGTAGAACGGGCATGGCGAGGAGGATATCATCAATGGCGGACGGTACAGCGAAAGAGAAAGTGGACTGCGTCGTGATCGGAGCTGGTGTGGTCGGAATAGCAGTGGCGAGGGAGCTTTCTCTCAGAGGCAGAGATGTTTTGGTGTTAGAATCTGCTCCCACCTTCGGTACCGGAACTAGTTCTCGCAACAGCGAAGTCATCCATGCCGGCATTTACTATCCTCGCAATTCTCTCAAG GCAGTTCTTTGCGTAAGAGGAAGAGATTTACTCTACCGGTATTGTTCTGAACATGAGATTCCTCATAAACAAATTGGTAAGCTTATAGTTGCTACTAGAACATCAGAGGTTCCAAAGTTGAATGAATTATTGATTCGGGGAGTTCAAAATGGGGTTGAAGGGTTGAGGATGGTTGGTGGTAATGAGGCAATGAGAATGGAACCTGAATTACAGTGTGTAAAAGCCTTGCTTTCACCTTTGTCTGGAATTGTTGATTCCCATTCGTTTATGTTATCTTTAGTG GGGGAGGCTGAAAATCATGGGGCTAAATTCTCTTATAATACTGCTGTTATTGGTGGTCATgttcaagaaaataaaattcacCTCCATATATCCGATTCCAAAAATCTTGAAAAGATGAATGAAGATCATCCCCCAGTGCCAGAGTTCATGTTGGTTCCTAGACTTGTAGTGAATTCCACAGGGTTATCTGCTGTTCCGCTTGCAAAGAGATTCGATGGTCTCCATGATGGAGTCATTCCTCCCTCTTATTATGCACGTGGCTGCTACTTTACATTGTCAAATGTGGGAGTCTCGCCATTCCAGCGTTTGATTTATCCTCTACCAGAGGATGGTGGTATTGGTGTGCATGTTACACTGGATTTAGATGGTCAAGTCAAGTTTGGTCCTGATGTCGAATGGATTGATGAGGTCGATGGAATCTCAATCTTCTTGAACAA GTTTGACTATTCTGTTCATAGTAGTCGTGCTGAACGGTTTTATGAGGAAATAAGAAAGTACTATCCCAGTCTCAAGGATGGATCTCTACAATCAGGATATGCAGGAATTCGGCCAAAACTCTCAGGGCCCCGACAAACTCCTGCTGACTTTGTTATACAGGTCATTTCTAAGCTTATTATCTTGAATTATGCATATCCAAAGTCTTTGACCTGTGATTGGTTTCGAATAGACAATAAGCAATTTTTTCTGTTTCTTATTATATATGGAAAATTCAGTTAA
- the LOC120073869 gene encoding L-2-hydroxyglutarate dehydrogenase, mitochondrial isoform X5: MLNLAVRSLRGRTGMARRISSMADGTAKEKVDCVVIGAGVVGIAVARELSLRGRDVLVLESAPTFGTGTSSRNSEVIHAGIYYPRNSLKAVLCVRGRDLLYRYCSEHEIPHKQIGLRMVGGNEAMRMEPELQCVKALLSPLSGIVDSHSFMLSLVGEAENHGAKFSYNTAVIGGHVQENKIHLHISDSKNLEKMNEDHPPVPEFMLVPRLVVNSTGLSAVPLAKRFDGLHDGVIPPSYYARGCYFTLSNVGVSPFQRLIYPLPEDGGIGVHVTLDLDGQVKFGPDVEWIDEVDGISIFLNKFDYSVHSSRAERFYEEIRKYYPSLKDGSLQSGYAGIRPKLSGPRQTPADFVIQVISKLIILNYAYPKSLTCDWFRIDNKQFFLFLIIYGKFS, from the exons atgctgAATCTTGCTGTTCGAAGTTTACGGGGTAGAACGGGCATGGCGAGGAGGATATCATCAATGGCGGACGGTACAGCGAAAGAGAAAGTGGACTGCGTCGTGATCGGAGCTGGTGTGGTCGGAATAGCAGTGGCGAGGGAGCTTTCTCTCAGAGGCAGAGATGTTTTGGTGTTAGAATCTGCTCCCACCTTCGGTACCGGAACTAGTTCTCGCAACAGCGAAGTCATCCATGCCGGCATTTACTATCCTCGCAATTCTCTCAAG GCAGTTCTTTGCGTAAGAGGAAGAGATTTACTCTACCGGTATTGTTCTGAACATGAGATTCCTCATAAACAAATTG GGTTGAGGATGGTTGGTGGTAATGAGGCAATGAGAATGGAACCTGAATTACAGTGTGTAAAAGCCTTGCTTTCACCTTTGTCTGGAATTGTTGATTCCCATTCGTTTATGTTATCTTTAGTG GGGGAGGCTGAAAATCATGGGGCTAAATTCTCTTATAATACTGCTGTTATTGGTGGTCATgttcaagaaaataaaattcacCTCCATATATCCGATTCCAAAAATCTTGAAAAGATGAATGAAGATCATCCCCCAGTGCCAGAGTTCATGTTGGTTCCTAGACTTGTAGTGAATTCCACAGGGTTATCTGCTGTTCCGCTTGCAAAGAGATTCGATGGTCTCCATGATGGAGTCATTCCTCCCTCTTATTATGCACGTGGCTGCTACTTTACATTGTCAAATGTGGGAGTCTCGCCATTCCAGCGTTTGATTTATCCTCTACCAGAGGATGGTGGTATTGGTGTGCATGTTACACTGGATTTAGATGGTCAAGTCAAGTTTGGTCCTGATGTCGAATGGATTGATGAGGTCGATGGAATCTCAATCTTCTTGAACAA GTTTGACTATTCTGTTCATAGTAGTCGTGCTGAACGGTTTTATGAGGAAATAAGAAAGTACTATCCCAGTCTCAAGGATGGATCTCTACAATCAGGATATGCAGGAATTCGGCCAAAACTCTCAGGGCCCCGACAAACTCCTGCTGACTTTGTTATACAGGTCATTTCTAAGCTTATTATCTTGAATTATGCATATCCAAAGTCTTTGACCTGTGATTGGTTTCGAATAGACAATAAGCAATTTTTTCTGTTTCTTATTATATATGGAAAATTCAGTTAA
- the LOC120073869 gene encoding L-2-hydroxyglutarate dehydrogenase, mitochondrial isoform X4: MLNLAVRSLRGRTGMARRISSMADGTAKEKVDCVVIGAGVVGIAVARELSLRGRDVLVLESAPTFGTGTSSRNSEVIHAGIYYPRNSLKAVLCVRGRDLLYRYCSEHEIPHKQIGKLIVATRTSEVPKLNELLIRGVQNGVEGLRMVGGNEAMRMEPELQCVKALLSPLSGIVDSHSFMLSLVGEAENHGAKFSYNTAVIGGHVQENKIHLHISDSKNLEKMNEDHPPVPEFMLVPRLVVNSTGLSAVPLAKRFDGLHDGVIPPSYYARGCYFTLSNVGVSPFQRLIYPLPEDGGIGVHVTLDLDGQVKFGPDVEWIDEVDGISIFLNKFDYSVHSSRAERFYEEIRKYYPSLKDGSLQSGYAGIRPKLSGPRQTPADFVIQEISSQQHQFIET, encoded by the exons atgctgAATCTTGCTGTTCGAAGTTTACGGGGTAGAACGGGCATGGCGAGGAGGATATCATCAATGGCGGACGGTACAGCGAAAGAGAAAGTGGACTGCGTCGTGATCGGAGCTGGTGTGGTCGGAATAGCAGTGGCGAGGGAGCTTTCTCTCAGAGGCAGAGATGTTTTGGTGTTAGAATCTGCTCCCACCTTCGGTACCGGAACTAGTTCTCGCAACAGCGAAGTCATCCATGCCGGCATTTACTATCCTCGCAATTCTCTCAAG GCAGTTCTTTGCGTAAGAGGAAGAGATTTACTCTACCGGTATTGTTCTGAACATGAGATTCCTCATAAACAAATTGGTAAGCTTATAGTTGCTACTAGAACATCAGAGGTTCCAAAGTTGAATGAATTATTGATTCGGGGAGTTCAAAATGGGGTTGAAGGGTTGAGGATGGTTGGTGGTAATGAGGCAATGAGAATGGAACCTGAATTACAGTGTGTAAAAGCCTTGCTTTCACCTTTGTCTGGAATTGTTGATTCCCATTCGTTTATGTTATCTTTAGTG GGGGAGGCTGAAAATCATGGGGCTAAATTCTCTTATAATACTGCTGTTATTGGTGGTCATgttcaagaaaataaaattcacCTCCATATATCCGATTCCAAAAATCTTGAAAAGATGAATGAAGATCATCCCCCAGTGCCAGAGTTCATGTTGGTTCCTAGACTTGTAGTGAATTCCACAGGGTTATCTGCTGTTCCGCTTGCAAAGAGATTCGATGGTCTCCATGATGGAGTCATTCCTCCCTCTTATTATGCACGTGGCTGCTACTTTACATTGTCAAATGTGGGAGTCTCGCCATTCCAGCGTTTGATTTATCCTCTACCAGAGGATGGTGGTATTGGTGTGCATGTTACACTGGATTTAGATGGTCAAGTCAAGTTTGGTCCTGATGTCGAATGGATTGATGAGGTCGATGGAATCTCAATCTTCTTGAACAA GTTTGACTATTCTGTTCATAGTAGTCGTGCTGAACGGTTTTATGAGGAAATAAGAAAGTACTATCCCAGTCTCAAGGATGGATCTCTACAATCAGGATATGCAGGAATTCGGCCAAAACTCTCAGGGCCCCGACAAACTCCTGCTGACTTTGTTATACAG
- the LOC120073869 gene encoding L-2-hydroxyglutarate dehydrogenase, mitochondrial isoform X2, translating into MLNLAVRSLRGRTGMARRISSMADGTAKEKVDCVVIGAGVVGIAVARELSLRGRDVLVLESAPTFGTGTSSRNSEVIHAGIYYPRNSLKAVLCVRGRDLLYRYCSEHEIPHKQIGKLIVATRTSEVPKLNELLIRGVQNGVEGLRMVGGNEAMRMEPELQCVKALLSPLSGIVDSHSFMLSLVGEAENHGAKFSYNTAVIGGHVQENKIHLHISDSKNLEKMNEDHPPVPEFMLVPRLVVNSTGLSAVPLAKRFDGLHDGVIPPSYYARGCYFTLSNVGVSPFQRLIYPLPEDGGIGVHVTLDLDGQVKFGPDVEWIDEVDGISIFLNKFDYSVHSSRAERFYEEIRKYYPSLKDGSLQSGYAGIRPKLSGPRQTPADFVIQGEDIHKVSGLVNLFGIESPGLTSSLAIAEHIAAIYM; encoded by the exons atgctgAATCTTGCTGTTCGAAGTTTACGGGGTAGAACGGGCATGGCGAGGAGGATATCATCAATGGCGGACGGTACAGCGAAAGAGAAAGTGGACTGCGTCGTGATCGGAGCTGGTGTGGTCGGAATAGCAGTGGCGAGGGAGCTTTCTCTCAGAGGCAGAGATGTTTTGGTGTTAGAATCTGCTCCCACCTTCGGTACCGGAACTAGTTCTCGCAACAGCGAAGTCATCCATGCCGGCATTTACTATCCTCGCAATTCTCTCAAG GCAGTTCTTTGCGTAAGAGGAAGAGATTTACTCTACCGGTATTGTTCTGAACATGAGATTCCTCATAAACAAATTGGTAAGCTTATAGTTGCTACTAGAACATCAGAGGTTCCAAAGTTGAATGAATTATTGATTCGGGGAGTTCAAAATGGGGTTGAAGGGTTGAGGATGGTTGGTGGTAATGAGGCAATGAGAATGGAACCTGAATTACAGTGTGTAAAAGCCTTGCTTTCACCTTTGTCTGGAATTGTTGATTCCCATTCGTTTATGTTATCTTTAGTG GGGGAGGCTGAAAATCATGGGGCTAAATTCTCTTATAATACTGCTGTTATTGGTGGTCATgttcaagaaaataaaattcacCTCCATATATCCGATTCCAAAAATCTTGAAAAGATGAATGAAGATCATCCCCCAGTGCCAGAGTTCATGTTGGTTCCTAGACTTGTAGTGAATTCCACAGGGTTATCTGCTGTTCCGCTTGCAAAGAGATTCGATGGTCTCCATGATGGAGTCATTCCTCCCTCTTATTATGCACGTGGCTGCTACTTTACATTGTCAAATGTGGGAGTCTCGCCATTCCAGCGTTTGATTTATCCTCTACCAGAGGATGGTGGTATTGGTGTGCATGTTACACTGGATTTAGATGGTCAAGTCAAGTTTGGTCCTGATGTCGAATGGATTGATGAGGTCGATGGAATCTCAATCTTCTTGAACAA GTTTGACTATTCTGTTCATAGTAGTCGTGCTGAACGGTTTTATGAGGAAATAAGAAAGTACTATCCCAGTCTCAAGGATGGATCTCTACAATCAGGATATGCAGGAATTCGGCCAAAACTCTCAGGGCCCCGACAAACTCCTGCTGACTTTGTTATACAG
- the LOC120073869 gene encoding L-2-hydroxyglutarate dehydrogenase, mitochondrial isoform X3, with the protein MLNLAVRSLRGRTGMARRISSMADGTAKEKVDCVVIGAGVVGIAVARELSLRGRDVLVLESAPTFGTGTSSRNSEVIHAGIYYPRNSLKAVLCVRGRDLLYRYCSEHEIPHKQIGKLIVATRTSEVPKLNELLIRGVQNGVEGLRMVGGNEAMRMEPELQCVKALLSPLSGIVDSHSFMLSLVGEAENHGAKFSYNTAVIGGHVQENKIHLHISDSKNLEKMNEDHPPVPEFMLVPRLVVNSTGLSAVPLAKRFDGLHDGVIPPSYYARGCYFTLSNVGVSPFQRLIYPLPEDGGIGVHVTLDLDGQVKFGPDVEWIDEVDGISIFLNKFDYSVHSSRAERFYEEIRKYYPSLKDGSLQSGYAGIRPKLSGPRQTPADFVIQVAEESRLRSWSRSATSLEIVLKEICSWGIATLVNVT; encoded by the exons atgctgAATCTTGCTGTTCGAAGTTTACGGGGTAGAACGGGCATGGCGAGGAGGATATCATCAATGGCGGACGGTACAGCGAAAGAGAAAGTGGACTGCGTCGTGATCGGAGCTGGTGTGGTCGGAATAGCAGTGGCGAGGGAGCTTTCTCTCAGAGGCAGAGATGTTTTGGTGTTAGAATCTGCTCCCACCTTCGGTACCGGAACTAGTTCTCGCAACAGCGAAGTCATCCATGCCGGCATTTACTATCCTCGCAATTCTCTCAAG GCAGTTCTTTGCGTAAGAGGAAGAGATTTACTCTACCGGTATTGTTCTGAACATGAGATTCCTCATAAACAAATTGGTAAGCTTATAGTTGCTACTAGAACATCAGAGGTTCCAAAGTTGAATGAATTATTGATTCGGGGAGTTCAAAATGGGGTTGAAGGGTTGAGGATGGTTGGTGGTAATGAGGCAATGAGAATGGAACCTGAATTACAGTGTGTAAAAGCCTTGCTTTCACCTTTGTCTGGAATTGTTGATTCCCATTCGTTTATGTTATCTTTAGTG GGGGAGGCTGAAAATCATGGGGCTAAATTCTCTTATAATACTGCTGTTATTGGTGGTCATgttcaagaaaataaaattcacCTCCATATATCCGATTCCAAAAATCTTGAAAAGATGAATGAAGATCATCCCCCAGTGCCAGAGTTCATGTTGGTTCCTAGACTTGTAGTGAATTCCACAGGGTTATCTGCTGTTCCGCTTGCAAAGAGATTCGATGGTCTCCATGATGGAGTCATTCCTCCCTCTTATTATGCACGTGGCTGCTACTTTACATTGTCAAATGTGGGAGTCTCGCCATTCCAGCGTTTGATTTATCCTCTACCAGAGGATGGTGGTATTGGTGTGCATGTTACACTGGATTTAGATGGTCAAGTCAAGTTTGGTCCTGATGTCGAATGGATTGATGAGGTCGATGGAATCTCAATCTTCTTGAACAA GTTTGACTATTCTGTTCATAGTAGTCGTGCTGAACGGTTTTATGAGGAAATAAGAAAGTACTATCCCAGTCTCAAGGATGGATCTCTACAATCAGGATATGCAGGAATTCGGCCAAAACTCTCAGGGCCCCGACAAACTCCTGCTGACTTTGTTATACAG